Proteins found in one Xenopus laevis strain J_2021 chromosome 1L, Xenopus_laevis_v10.1, whole genome shotgun sequence genomic segment:
- the ttc5.L gene encoding tetratricopeptide repeat protein 5 — MAEEGVDTEAEIQKSLQELVDSLYAFRDHYFETHSVEDAARKQYDVEKEMEKTIAQMNEIDDTWKSKAFFLMLRGKALNVTPNYSQEAEDALSKAVKLDPGLVEGWNQLGEVYWKKMDVAAAKTCFLGALNHCKNKVSLRNLSMVMRQQRSQDAEENSRNIMDSVKEAKEAVQMDPCDGTSWYILGNAYLSLFFCTGQNPKISQQALNAYVQAERVDKTASSNPDLHLNRATLCKYEERYDGALEGFSRAASLEPSWTEPVMREQQLLDYLGKLCGLLANKGKIRGKRLQNMLNSLSPSLLGHFGVSGGLEFKPLSSLQPGRNPGCVVLGKVVFSVMTEERVPFTFGLVDAEGTCYAVMVYNMVESWGVLIADSVSIPDPLLKQHNIKHKGQMFTFQSIRVDSPVQLLVNGKPQGPSTQAGAIVAYRPQSE, encoded by the exons ATGGCAGAGGAGGGTGTGGACACAGAAGCAGAAATCCAGAAGAGTTTGCAG GAGCTTGTTGACAGTCTTTATGCATTCCGGGACCACTATTTTGAGACGCACAGTGTGGAAGATGCTGCTAGGAAGCAATATGATGTTGAAAAGGAAATGGAGAAAACCATTGCACAGATGAACGAGATTGATG atacCTGGAAGAGCAAAGCTTTCTTTTTAATGCTTCGAGGAAAGGCCTTAAATGTCACTCCGAATTATAGCCAAGAGGCAGAGGATGCGCTTTCTAAGGCAGTAAAATTGGATCCCGGACTTGTAGAAGGATGGAATCAGCTGGGAGAGGTGTATTGGAAGAAAATGGATGTGGCGGCTGCTAAAACATGTTTCTTGGGAGCACTGAATCAC tgcaaaaataagGTCTCTCTTCGTAACTTGTCCATGGTTATGCGACAGCAGCGATCACAGGATGCGGAGGAGAATAGTAGAAACATTATGGACAGTGTGAAAGAAGCCAAGGAGGCTGTACAGATGGACCCATGTGATGGGACTTCCTGGT ACATCCTTGGAAATGCTTACCTCTCACTGTTCTTCTGCACTGGACAGAATCCTAAAATCTCTCAGCAGGCTTTGAATGCGTATGTGCAGGCG GAAAGAGTTGACAAGACTGCATCCAGCAATCCAGATCTGCATCTCAACCGAGCAACA ttGTGTAAGTATGAAGAGAGATATGATGGTGCACTAGAAGGCTTTTCACGAGCTGCTTCTCTAGAACCTTCATGGACTGAACCAGTCATGAGAGAACAGCAACTGCTTGATTACCTGGGCAAACTGTGTGGCCTTCTAGCCAACAAG GGCAAGATACGAGGGAAAAGGCTGCAGAATATGCTCAATAGCCTAAGTCCTTCTCTTCTTGGTCATTTTGGTGTCTCTGGAGGATTAGAGTTTAAACCACTGAGTTCTTTGCAACCAGGCAGGAACCCAGGCTGTGTAGTGTTGGGAAAAGTTGTATTCAGCGTTATGACCGAGGAACGAGTGCCATT CACTTTCGGTCTGGTAGATGCAGAGGGCACCTGTTATGCAGTAATGGTTTATAACATGGTAGAGAGCTGGGGTGTCCTCATTGCAGATTCTGTGAGCATTCCTGATCCTCTCTTGAAGCAGCATAATATAAAGCATAAAGGCCAG atGTTTACATTCCAAAGTATACGTGTTGACTCCCCTGTCCAGTTACTAGTCAATGGCAAGCCACAGGGACCTAGCACACAGGCAGGTGCAATAGTGGCTTACAGGCCTCAGAGTGAGTGA